From a single Bombus terrestris chromosome 17, iyBomTerr1.2, whole genome shotgun sequence genomic region:
- the LOC100649130 gene encoding myosin heavy chain, non-muscle isoform X7 codes for MADVDSRVDHSDPELRFLSVDRNNFNDPATQAEWTQKKLVWVPHETQGFVAAGIKGERGDEVEVEIAETGKRVLVAKDDIQKMNPPKFDKVEDMAELTCLNEASVLHNLKDRYYSGLIYTYSGLFCVVVNPYKRLPIYTEKIMERYKGIKRHEVPPHVFAITDTAYRSMLQDREDQSILCTGESGAGKTENTKKVIQYLAYVAASKPKSNATPSPALIIGELEQQLLQANPILEAFGNAKTVKNDNSSRFGKFIRINFDASGYIAGANIETYLLEKSRAIRQAKDERTFHIFYQLLAGASADQKKEFILEDPKHYPFLSNGALPVPGVDDSAEFFSTVKSMHIMGMTNEDFSSIFRIVSAVMLFGSMQFRQERNSDQATLPDNTVAQKISHLLGLSVTEMTKAFLKPRIKVGRDFVTKAQTKEQVEFAVEAISKACYERMFRWLVNRINRSLDRTKRQGASFIGILDMAGFEIFELNSFEQLCINYTNEKLQQLFNHTMFILEQEEYQREGIEWKFIDFGLDLQPTIDLIDKPMGIMALLDEECWFPKATDKTFVEKLVGAHSVHPKFMKTDFRGVADFAIIHYAGKVDYSAAKWLMKNMDPLNENVVSLLQNSQDPFVCHIWKDAEIVGMAQQALTDTQFGARTRKGMFRTVSQLYKEQLAKLMVTLRNTNPNFVRCIIPNHEKKAGKIDAPLVLDQLRCNGVLEGIRICRQGFPNRIPFQEFRQRYELLTPNAIPKGFMDGKKACEKMIQALELDPNLYRVGQSKIFFRAGVLAHLEEERDYKITDIIVNFQAFCRGFLARRNYQKRLQQLNAIRIIQRNCAAYLKLRNWQWWRLYTKVKPLLEVTKQEEKLTQKEDELKQVRDKLEMQLHSAQEYERKYQQAMEEKTMLAEQLQAEVELCAEAEEMRARLAARKQELEEILHDLETRIEEEEERSAGLTQEKKKLQLNISDLEEQLEEEEAARQKLQLEKVQCDAKIKKLEEDLALSEDTNQKLLKEKKILEERANDLSQTLAEEEEKAKHLSKLKAKHEATIADLEERLLKDHQQRQEVDRSKRKIETEVSDLKEQLAERKTQVEELQLQLGKREEELNQVMAKMDEEGAAKAQAQKALRELESQLAELQEDLEAEKAARGKAEKLKRDLNEELEALKNELLDSLDTTAAQQELRSKREQELATLKKNLEEETSIHEATLADMRHKHTQELTALNEQMDALKKTKAVLEKAKGTLEAENADLATELRSVGASRQESDRRRKQAEQQLAEVNAKLAEVERNRQELIERVTKLQQESESIMQQLEAAELKASAALKASATCESQFTELQQQLEEETRQKLALSSKLRALESEKESLHDQLEEEEEAKRCLDKQVMGLTVQLAEAKKRVEEETEAATALEEARKRCMKDIEALQRQVEELQAANDKLDKSKKKIQAELEDSIIELEAQRAKVLELEKKQKNFDKVLAEEKAVSEQYAEQRDAAEREAREKETRVLSLTRELDEMNEKVEELERIRRGLQSELDELVNNQGTADKNVHELEKAKRALESQLAEQRSQVEELEDELQFTEDAKLRLEVNMQALRAQFERDLQAKEEQAEEKRRGLVKQLRDLEAELEDERKQRAAAIAQRKKMEADYKDIEQQLEMHNKVKEDALKQLKKLQAQIKDCTRETEEARAARDELAASAKETERKVKSLEADLMQLTEDYASSERARRAAENERDELQEELNNNANKGTLMLDEKRRLEARIATLEEELEEEQSNGELLMDRARKAQITIEQLTNDLTTERSTTQKLESHKLLLERQNKELKTKLTELETAQRAKTKATIQQLESKINNLDEQLETEAKERFVQQKINRKLEKKLKELSLQLEDERRNSDQYKEQAEKVNARMKTLKRQLDEAEEEISRHKAMKRKTQREMDDMLESQEELTREVANLKNKLRRGGPSICLSSRLKRGSVQTGGSGDDSTTQDESIDGEETVN; via the exons AAATTTGATAAAGTTGAAGACATGGCTGAATTAACGTGCCTAAATGAAGCTTCGGTACTGCATAACCTCAAAGACAGATACTACTCCGGTCTCATTTAC ACATACTCAGGACTATTCTGCGTGGTGGTAAATCCATACAAGAGGCTGCCAATTTACACGGAAAAGATAATGGAGAGGTATAAGGGTATCAAGAGACACGAGGTCCCACCTCATGTTTTTGCTATTACGGACACTGCATATCGTTCTATGCTTCAAG ATCGCGAAGACCAGTCCATTCTATGCACCGGTGAATCCGGCGCTGGTAAAACTGAGAACACGAAAAAAGTAATTCAATACCTGGCATACGTCGCTGCCTCGAAACCAAAATCAAATGCG ACACCAAGTCCGGCATTAATCATA GGTGAATTGGAACAGCAACTCTTACAAGCGAATCCAATTTTAGAAGCTTTTGGGAATGCTAAAACAGTGAAAAATGATAACTCATCCCGATTT GGTAAATTCATTCGAATAAACTTCGATGCCTCGGGTTACATTGCCGGTGCAAACATAGAGACTTATCTTCTGGAAAAGTCAAGAGCAATTCGACAAGCGAAAGATGAGAGAACCTTCCACATATTTTATCAACTTCTAGCAGGTGCCTCCGCTGATCAAAAGA aggAATTTATCTTGGAGGATCCGAAACACTATCCATTCCTTTCCAATGGCGCATTACCAGTTCCAGGAGTGGACGATTCAGCTGAGTTCTTCTCAACCGTGAAGTCCATGCATATCATGGGCATGACAAATgaagatttttcttcgatctttcGTATTGTGTCTGCGGTAATGCTATTTGGTTCTATGCAGTTCCGTCAAGAAAGGAACTCGGATCAAGCCACGTTACCGGACAATACTGTTGCTCAAAAAATTTCTCATTTACTCGGTTTGAGCGTAACAGAAATGACAAAAGCATTTTTAAAACCAAGAATTAAAGTGGGTAGAGACTTCGTAACGAAAGCACAAACAAAAGAGCAAGTTGAATTTGCTGTAGAAGCAATTTCAAAAGCTTGCTATGAGAGAATGTTTAGGTGGCTTGTAAACCGAATCAACCGATCATTGGATCGGACAAAAAGACAAGGAGCAAGTTTTATCGGTATTTTAGATATGGCTGGTTTTGAAATATTCGAGTTGAACAGTTTTGAACAGTTATGCATTAATTATACCAACGAGAAGTTACAACAATTATTCAACCATACCATGTTCATTTTGGAACAAGAAGAATATCAAAGGGAAGGAATTGAATGGAAGTTTATTGATTTTGGATTAGATTTGCAACCAACTATTGATTTGATTGACAAACCGATGG GCATCATGGCGTTACTGGATGAAGAATGTTGGTTCCCTAAAGCAACAGATAAAACATTTGTTGAAAAATTAGTAGGTGCACATAGTGTACATCCAAAATTCATGAAAACAGACTTCAGAGGTGTGGCAGATTTTGCTATCATACATTATGCTGGAAAAGTTGATTATTCAGCTGCCAAATGGTTGATGAAAAATATGGATCCTTTGAATGAAAATGTTGTTAGTCTTTTACAAAATTCACAAGATCCTTTCGTTTGTCATATTTGGAAAGACGCAGAAATTGTTGGAATGGCTCAACAAGCATTAACTGATACACAATTTGGTGCAAGAACAAGGAAAGGCATGTTCAGAACAGTTTCTCAATTGTACAAGGAACAATTAGCAAAATTAATGGTTACTTTAAGAAACACAAATCCTAATTTTGTAAGATGCATCATACCAAATCATGAAAAGAAGGCTGGAAAAATTGATGCACCATTGGTACTAGATCAATTGAGATGTAATGGAGTTTTAGAAGGAATTCGAATTTGCCGACAAGGATTTCCAAATAGAATACCATTTCAAGAATTCAGACAAAGATACGAACTTCTAACACCAAATGCTATTCCTAAAGGGTTTATGGATGGAAAGAAAGCTTGTGAGAAAATG ATTCAAGCTCTTGAACTTGACCCTAATCTTTATCGCGTTGGTCAATCAAAAATTTTCTTCCGTGCTGGAGTTTTGGCTCATCTTGAAGAAGAACGTGATTATAAAATCACTGACATAATTGTTAATTTCCAAGCATTCTGTCGTGGTTTTCTTGCTCGCAGAAATTATCAGAAACGTTTGCAACAGTTAAATGCTATTAGAATTATTCAAAGAAATTGTGCTGCTTACTTAAAACTTAGAAATTGGCAATGGTGGCGTTTGTATACGAAGGTGAAACCACTTCTGGAAGTGACAAAACAAGAGGAAAAATTGACTcaaaaagaagatgaattgAAACAAGTACGGGACAAGTTAGAGATGCAATTACATTCTGCACAAGAATATGAACGAAAATATCAACAAGCTATGGAAGAAAAAACTATGTTAGCAGAACAATTACAGGCTGAAGTCGAATTATGTGCAGAAGCAGAAGAAATGCGAGCGAGATTAGCCGCCAGAAAGCAAGAACTAGAAGAGATTCTTCATGATTTGGAAACAAGAattgaagaggaagaagaaagaagtgcTGGATTAActcaagaaaaaaagaaattgcaatTAAATATAAGTGATCTTGAAGAGCAGTTAGAGGAGGAGGAAGCTGCTAGACAGAAATTACAGTTAGAGAAAGTACAATGTGATGCAAAAATCAAAAAACTTGAGGAAGACCTTGCACTTTCTGAGGATACAAATCAAAAATTATTGAAGGAGAAAAAGATCCTCGAAGAAAGAGCAAATGATTTATCTCAAACACTTgccgaggaagaagaaaaagcgaAGCACTTATCCAAATTAAAAGCAAAACATGAAGCAACGATTGCAGATCTTGAAGAAAGGTTGTTGAAAGATCATCAACAAAGACAGGAAGTAGATAGATCAAAACGGAAAATAGAAACTGAAGTATCAGATTTGAAGGAACAACTTGCAGAAAGGAAGACACAG gtAGAAGAACTTCAACTGCAACTTGGTAAACGTGAAGAAGAATTAAATCAAGTAATGGCAAAAATGGATGAAGAAGGAGCAGCTAAAGCTCAAGCTCAAAAAGCACTTCGTGAATTAGAGTCTCAATTGGCCGAACTTCAAGAAGACTTAGAAGCTGAAAAGGCTGCTAGGGGAAAAGCAGAAAAACTAAAGCGAGACTTAAATGAGGAATTAGAAGCattgaaaaatgaattattagaTTCTTTAGATACAACTGCTGCACAGCAAGAATTAAGAAGCAAACGGGAACAAGAATTAGCAACATTAAAGAAGAATTTAGAAGAAGAAACATCAATACACGAAGCAACATTGGCGGATATGCGTCATAAGCACACGCAGGAATTGACTGCTTTGAACGAACAAATGGATGCATTGAAGAAAACTAAAGCTGTTTTAGAAAAAGCAAAGGGAACGTTGGAGGCTGAAAATGCTGATTTAGCTACAGAACTTAGGTCTGTTGGTGCGAGCAGGCAAGAATCagatagaagaagaaaacaggCTGAACAACAACTTGCTGAAGTAAATGCAAAACTTGCAGAAGTGGAAAGAAACAGGCAGGAACTGATAGAAAGAGTAACAAAATTACAACAAGAATCTGAAAGTATTATGCAACAATTAGAGGCAGCAGAGTTGAAAGCTTCTGCAGCCTTGAAAGCTTCAGCAACTTGCGAATCTCAATTTACAGAACTTCAGCAACAACTTGAAGAGGAAACAAGACAAAAATTAGCTTTAAGTTCAAAATTGAGAGCGTTAGAAAGTGAGAAGGAAAGTCTGCATGATCaattagaagaagaagaggaggcaAAGAGATGCTTAGATAAACAG gttATGGGCTTAACTGTACAATTGGCTGAAGCAAAGAAAAGAGTTGAGGAAGAAACTGAAGCTGCTACAGCATTGGAAGAAGCAAGAAAGCGGTGCATGAAAGACATTGAAGCACTTCAAAGACAAGTTGAAGAACTACAAGCTGCTAATGATAAATTAGACAAATCAAAGAAAAAGATTCAAGCAGAATTAGAAGATAGTATCATTGAGCTCGAAGCGCAAAGAGCAAAGGTGCTGGAATTggagaagaaacagaaaaatttcGATAAG gtGCTGGCTGAAGAAAAAGCGGTTTCTGAACAGTATGCAGAGCAACGTGATGCTGCCGAACGTGAGGCTCGTGAAAAAGAAACTCGTGTCTTATCCTTAACCCGAGAACTTGACGAAATGAATGAGAAAGTTGAAGAACTCGAACGAATTCGTCGAGGTCTCCAATCAGAATTGGATGAACTCGTAAACAATCAAGGAACAGCAGACAAAAATGTGCATGAACTAGAAAAAGCAAAACGTGCTCTTGAGTCACAATTGGCGGAGCAACGTTCTCAAGTAGAAGAGCTCGAGGATGAGTTGCAATTTACGGAAGATGCAAAGTTGCGTCTAGAAGTAAATATGCAAGCTCTAAGAGCCCAATTCGAGCGAGACTTGCAAGCTAAAGAAGAACAAGCTGAGGAGAAACGAAGAGGATTGGTGAAACAATTGCGCGATCTTGAAGCGGAATTAGAGGATGAAAGAAAACAAAGAGCTGCCGCTATTGCACAACGTAAAAAAATGGAAGCAGACTATAAAGATATTGAACAGCAATTGGAAATGCACAATAAGGTAAAAGAAGATGCACTGAAACAATTGAAGAAACTTCAAGCCCAAATAAAAGATTGCACTAGAGAAACTGAGGAAGCTAGAGCTGCCAGAGATGAACTTGCAGCAAGTGCTAAAGAAActgagagaaaggtaaagagtTTAGAAGCAGACTTGATGCAATTAACTGAAGATTATGCCAGCAGTGAACGCGCTAGAAGAGCTGCTGAGAACGAAAGAGACGAATTACAGGAAGAACTCAATAATAATGCTAATAAGGGTACATTAATGTTGGATGAAAAACGTAGATTGGAAGCTAGAATAGCAACATTGGAAGAAGAATTAGAAGAAGAACAATCAAATGGTGAATTGCTAATGGATAGAGCTAGAAAAGCGCAAATAACTATCGAACAACtaacaaatgatttaacgacTGAGAGATCAACTACACAGAAATTGGAATCGCACAAATTGTTATTAGAAAGGCAAAATAAGGAGTTGAAGACGAAACTCACAGAATTAGAAACTGCTCAAAGAGCAAAGACCAAAGCTACCATTCAACAATTAGAGTCAAAGATTAATAACCTTGATGAACAATTAGAAACTGAAGCAAAAGAAAGATTTGTACAACAGAAGATTAATAGAAAATTGGAGAAAAAGCTAAAGGAATTAAGTCTACAGTTAGAAGACGAAAGGAGAAATTCAGATCAATATAAAGAACAAGCAGAAAAAGTAAATGCTAGAATGAAAAC
- the LOC100649130 gene encoding myosin heavy chain, non-muscle isoform X8: protein MADVDSRVDHSDPELRFLSVDRNNFNDPATQAEWTQKKLVWVPHETQGFVAAGIKGERGDEVEVEIAETGKRVLVAKDDIQKMNPPKFDKVEDMAELTCLNEASVLHNLKDRYYSGLIYTYSGLFCVVVNPYKRLPIYTEKIMERYKGIKRHEVPPHVFAITDTAYRSMLQDREDQSILCTGESGAGKTENTKKVIQYLAYVAASKPKSNAGELEQQLLQANPILEAFGNAKTVKNDNSSRFGKFIRINFDASGYIAGANIETYLLEKSRAIRQAKDERTFHIFYQLLAGASADQKKEFILEDPKHYPFLSNGALPVPGVDDSAEFFSTVKSMHIMGMTNEDFSSIFRIVSAVMLFGSMQFRQERNSDQATLPDNTVAQKISHLLGLSVTEMTKAFLKPRIKVGRDFVTKAQTKEQVEFAVEAISKACYERMFRWLVNRINRSLDRTKRQGASFIGILDMAGFEIFELNSFEQLCINYTNEKLQQLFNHTMFILEQEEYQREGIEWKFIDFGLDLQPTIDLIDKPMGIMALLDEECWFPKATDKTFVEKLVGAHSVHPKFMKTDFRGVADFAIIHYAGKVDYSAAKWLMKNMDPLNENVVSLLQNSQDPFVCHIWKDAEIVGMAQQALTDTQFGARTRKGMFRTVSQLYKEQLAKLMVTLRNTNPNFVRCIIPNHEKKAGKIDAPLVLDQLRCNGVLEGIRICRQGFPNRIPFQEFRQRYELLTPNAIPKGFMDGKKACEKMIQALELDPNLYRVGQSKIFFRAGVLAHLEEERDYKITDIIVNFQAFCRGFLARRNYQKRLQQLNAIRIIQRNCAAYLKLRNWQWWRLYTKVKPLLEVTKQEEKLTQKEDELKQVRDKLEMQLHSAQEYERKYQQAMEEKTMLAEQLQAEVELCAEAEEMRARLAARKQELEEILHDLETRIEEEEERSAGLTQEKKKLQLNISDLEEQLEEEEAARQKLQLEKVQCDAKIKKLEEDLALSEDTNQKLLKEKKILEERANDLSQTLAEEEEKAKHLSKLKAKHEATIADLEERLLKDHQQRQEVDRSKRKIETEVSDLKEQLAERKTQVEELQLQLGKREEELNQVMAKMDEEGAAKAQAQKALRELESQLAELQEDLEAEKAARGKAEKLKRDLNEELEALKNELLDSLDTTAAQQELRSKREQELATLKKNLEEETSIHEATLADMRHKHTQELTALNEQMDALKKTKAVLEKAKGTLEAENADLATELRSVGASRQESDRRRKQAEQQLAEVNAKLAEVERNRQELIERVTKLQQESESIMQQLEAAELKASAALKASATCESQFTELQQQLEEETRQKLALSSKLRALESEKESLHDQLEEEEEAKRCLDKQVMGLTVQLAEAKKRVEEETEAATALEEARKRCMKDIEALQRQVEELQAANDKLDKSKKKIQAELEDSIIELEAQRAKVLELEKKQKNFDKFGELSVLAEEKAVSEQYAEQRDAAEREAREKETRVLSLTRELDEMNEKVEELERIRRGLQSELDELVNNQGTADKNVHELEKAKRALESQLAEQRSQVEELEDELQFTEDAKLRLEVNMQALRAQFERDLQAKEEQAEEKRRGLVKQLRDLEAELEDERKQRAAAIAQRKKMEADYKDIEQQLEMHNKVKEDALKQLKKLQAQIKDCTRETEEARAARDELAASAKETERKVKSLEADLMQLTEDYASSERARRAAENERDELQEELNNNANKGTLMLDEKRRLEARIATLEEELEEEQSNGELLMDRARKAQITIEQLTNDLTTERSTTQKLESHKLLLERQNKELKTKLTELETAQRAKTKATIQQLESKINNLDEQLETEAKERFVQQKINRKLEKKLKELSLQLEDERRNSDQYKEQAEKVNARMKTLKRQLDEAEEEISRHKAMKRKTQREMDDMLESQEELTREVANLKNKLRRGGPSICLSSRLKRGSVQTGGSGDDSTTQDESIDGEETVN from the exons AAATTTGATAAAGTTGAAGACATGGCTGAATTAACGTGCCTAAATGAAGCTTCGGTACTGCATAACCTCAAAGACAGATACTACTCCGGTCTCATTTAC ACATACTCAGGACTATTCTGCGTGGTGGTAAATCCATACAAGAGGCTGCCAATTTACACGGAAAAGATAATGGAGAGGTATAAGGGTATCAAGAGACACGAGGTCCCACCTCATGTTTTTGCTATTACGGACACTGCATATCGTTCTATGCTTCAAG ATCGCGAAGACCAGTCCATTCTATGCACCGGTGAATCCGGCGCTGGTAAAACTGAGAACACGAAAAAAGTAATTCAATACCTGGCATACGTCGCTGCCTCGAAACCAAAATCAAATGCG GGTGAATTGGAACAGCAACTCTTACAAGCGAATCCAATTTTAGAAGCTTTTGGGAATGCTAAAACAGTGAAAAATGATAACTCATCCCGATTT GGTAAATTCATTCGAATAAACTTCGATGCCTCGGGTTACATTGCCGGTGCAAACATAGAGACTTATCTTCTGGAAAAGTCAAGAGCAATTCGACAAGCGAAAGATGAGAGAACCTTCCACATATTTTATCAACTTCTAGCAGGTGCCTCCGCTGATCAAAAGA aggAATTTATCTTGGAGGATCCGAAACACTATCCATTCCTTTCCAATGGCGCATTACCAGTTCCAGGAGTGGACGATTCAGCTGAGTTCTTCTCAACCGTGAAGTCCATGCATATCATGGGCATGACAAATgaagatttttcttcgatctttcGTATTGTGTCTGCGGTAATGCTATTTGGTTCTATGCAGTTCCGTCAAGAAAGGAACTCGGATCAAGCCACGTTACCGGACAATACTGTTGCTCAAAAAATTTCTCATTTACTCGGTTTGAGCGTAACAGAAATGACAAAAGCATTTTTAAAACCAAGAATTAAAGTGGGTAGAGACTTCGTAACGAAAGCACAAACAAAAGAGCAAGTTGAATTTGCTGTAGAAGCAATTTCAAAAGCTTGCTATGAGAGAATGTTTAGGTGGCTTGTAAACCGAATCAACCGATCATTGGATCGGACAAAAAGACAAGGAGCAAGTTTTATCGGTATTTTAGATATGGCTGGTTTTGAAATATTCGAGTTGAACAGTTTTGAACAGTTATGCATTAATTATACCAACGAGAAGTTACAACAATTATTCAACCATACCATGTTCATTTTGGAACAAGAAGAATATCAAAGGGAAGGAATTGAATGGAAGTTTATTGATTTTGGATTAGATTTGCAACCAACTATTGATTTGATTGACAAACCGATGG GCATCATGGCGTTACTGGATGAAGAATGTTGGTTCCCTAAAGCAACAGATAAAACATTTGTTGAAAAATTAGTAGGTGCACATAGTGTACATCCAAAATTCATGAAAACAGACTTCAGAGGTGTGGCAGATTTTGCTATCATACATTATGCTGGAAAAGTTGATTATTCAGCTGCCAAATGGTTGATGAAAAATATGGATCCTTTGAATGAAAATGTTGTTAGTCTTTTACAAAATTCACAAGATCCTTTCGTTTGTCATATTTGGAAAGACGCAGAAATTGTTGGAATGGCTCAACAAGCATTAACTGATACACAATTTGGTGCAAGAACAAGGAAAGGCATGTTCAGAACAGTTTCTCAATTGTACAAGGAACAATTAGCAAAATTAATGGTTACTTTAAGAAACACAAATCCTAATTTTGTAAGATGCATCATACCAAATCATGAAAAGAAGGCTGGAAAAATTGATGCACCATTGGTACTAGATCAATTGAGATGTAATGGAGTTTTAGAAGGAATTCGAATTTGCCGACAAGGATTTCCAAATAGAATACCATTTCAAGAATTCAGACAAAGATACGAACTTCTAACACCAAATGCTATTCCTAAAGGGTTTATGGATGGAAAGAAAGCTTGTGAGAAAATG ATTCAAGCTCTTGAACTTGACCCTAATCTTTATCGCGTTGGTCAATCAAAAATTTTCTTCCGTGCTGGAGTTTTGGCTCATCTTGAAGAAGAACGTGATTATAAAATCACTGACATAATTGTTAATTTCCAAGCATTCTGTCGTGGTTTTCTTGCTCGCAGAAATTATCAGAAACGTTTGCAACAGTTAAATGCTATTAGAATTATTCAAAGAAATTGTGCTGCTTACTTAAAACTTAGAAATTGGCAATGGTGGCGTTTGTATACGAAGGTGAAACCACTTCTGGAAGTGACAAAACAAGAGGAAAAATTGACTcaaaaagaagatgaattgAAACAAGTACGGGACAAGTTAGAGATGCAATTACATTCTGCACAAGAATATGAACGAAAATATCAACAAGCTATGGAAGAAAAAACTATGTTAGCAGAACAATTACAGGCTGAAGTCGAATTATGTGCAGAAGCAGAAGAAATGCGAGCGAGATTAGCCGCCAGAAAGCAAGAACTAGAAGAGATTCTTCATGATTTGGAAACAAGAattgaagaggaagaagaaagaagtgcTGGATTAActcaagaaaaaaagaaattgcaatTAAATATAAGTGATCTTGAAGAGCAGTTAGAGGAGGAGGAAGCTGCTAGACAGAAATTACAGTTAGAGAAAGTACAATGTGATGCAAAAATCAAAAAACTTGAGGAAGACCTTGCACTTTCTGAGGATACAAATCAAAAATTATTGAAGGAGAAAAAGATCCTCGAAGAAAGAGCAAATGATTTATCTCAAACACTTgccgaggaagaagaaaaagcgaAGCACTTATCCAAATTAAAAGCAAAACATGAAGCAACGATTGCAGATCTTGAAGAAAGGTTGTTGAAAGATCATCAACAAAGACAGGAAGTAGATAGATCAAAACGGAAAATAGAAACTGAAGTATCAGATTTGAAGGAACAACTTGCAGAAAGGAAGACACAG gtAGAAGAACTTCAACTGCAACTTGGTAAACGTGAAGAAGAATTAAATCAAGTAATGGCAAAAATGGATGAAGAAGGAGCAGCTAAAGCTCAAGCTCAAAAAGCACTTCGTGAATTAGAGTCTCAATTGGCCGAACTTCAAGAAGACTTAGAAGCTGAAAAGGCTGCTAGGGGAAAAGCAGAAAAACTAAAGCGAGACTTAAATGAGGAATTAGAAGCattgaaaaatgaattattagaTTCTTTAGATACAACTGCTGCACAGCAAGAATTAAGAAGCAAACGGGAACAAGAATTAGCAACATTAAAGAAGAATTTAGAAGAAGAAACATCAATACACGAAGCAACATTGGCGGATATGCGTCATAAGCACACGCAGGAATTGACTGCTTTGAACGAACAAATGGATGCATTGAAGAAAACTAAAGCTGTTTTAGAAAAAGCAAAGGGAACGTTGGAGGCTGAAAATGCTGATTTAGCTACAGAACTTAGGTCTGTTGGTGCGAGCAGGCAAGAATCagatagaagaagaaaacaggCTGAACAACAACTTGCTGAAGTAAATGCAAAACTTGCAGAAGTGGAAAGAAACAGGCAGGAACTGATAGAAAGAGTAACAAAATTACAACAAGAATCTGAAAGTATTATGCAACAATTAGAGGCAGCAGAGTTGAAAGCTTCTGCAGCCTTGAAAGCTTCAGCAACTTGCGAATCTCAATTTACAGAACTTCAGCAACAACTTGAAGAGGAAACAAGACAAAAATTAGCTTTAAGTTCAAAATTGAGAGCGTTAGAAAGTGAGAAGGAAAGTCTGCATGATCaattagaagaagaagaggaggcaAAGAGATGCTTAGATAAACAG gttATGGGCTTAACTGTACAATTGGCTGAAGCAAAGAAAAGAGTTGAGGAAGAAACTGAAGCTGCTACAGCATTGGAAGAAGCAAGAAAGCGGTGCATGAAAGACATTGAAGCACTTCAAAGACAAGTTGAAGAACTACAAGCTGCTAATGATAAATTAGACAAATCAAAGAAAAAGATTCAAGCAGAATTAGAAGATAGTATCATTGAGCTCGAAGCGCAAAGAGCAAAGGTGCTGGAATTggagaagaaacagaaaaatttcGATAAG TTTGGGGAACTTTCT gtGCTGGCTGAAGAAAAAGCGGTTTCTGAACAGTATGCAGAGCAACGTGATGCTGCCGAACGTGAGGCTCGTGAAAAAGAAACTCGTGTCTTATCCTTAACCCGAGAACTTGACGAAATGAATGAGAAAGTTGAAGAACTCGAACGAATTCGTCGAGGTCTCCAATCAGAATTGGATGAACTCGTAAACAATCAAGGAACAGCAGACAAAAATGTGCATGAACTAGAAAAAGCAAAACGTGCTCTTGAGTCACAATTGGCGGAGCAACGTTCTCAAGTAGAAGAGCTCGAGGATGAGTTGCAATTTACGGAAGATGCAAAGTTGCGTCTAGAAGTAAATATGCAAGCTCTAAGAGCCCAATTCGAGCGAGACTTGCAAGCTAAAGAAGAACAAGCTGAGGAGAAACGAAGAGGATTGGTGAAACAATTGCGCGATCTTGAAGCGGAATTAGAGGATGAAAGAAAACAAAGAGCTGCCGCTATTGCACAACGTAAAAAAATGGAAGCAGACTATAAAGATATTGAACAGCAATTGGAAATGCACAATAAGGTAAAAGAAGATGCACTGAAACAATTGAAGAAACTTCAAGCCCAAATAAAAGATTGCACTAGAGAAACTGAGGAAGCTAGAGCTGCCAGAGATGAACTTGCAGCAAGTGCTAAAGAAActgagagaaaggtaaagagtTTAGAAGCAGACTTGATGCAATTAACTGAAGATTATGCCAGCAGTGAACGCGCTAGAAGAGCTGCTGAGAACGAAAGAGACGAATTACAGGAAGAACTCAATAATAATGCTAATAAGGGTACATTAATGTTGGATGAAAAACGTAGATTGGAAGCTAGAATAGCAACATTGGAAGAAGAATTAGAAGAAGAACAATCAAATGGTGAATTGCTAATGGATAGAGCTAGAAAAGCGCAAATAACTATCGAACAACtaacaaatgatttaacgacTGAGAGATCAACTACACAGAAATTGGAATCGCACAAATTGTTATTAGAAAGGCAAAATAAGGAGTTGAAGACGAAACTCACAGAATTAGAAACTGCTCAAAGAGCAAAGACCAAAGCTACCATTCAACAATTAGAGTCAAAGATTAATAACCTTGATGAACAATTAGAAACTGAAGCAAAAGAAAGATTTGTACAACAGAAGATTAATAGAAAATTGGAGAAAAAGCTAAAGGAATTAAGTCTACAGTTAGAAGACGAAAGGAGAAATTCAGATCAATATAAAGAACAAGCAGAAAAAGTAAATGCTAGAATGAAAAC